From Shewanella psychrophila, a single genomic window includes:
- a CDS encoding acyl-CoA dehydrogenase C-terminal domain-containing protein: MPIYQAPLRDYQFVLNELLNIYQRTELKGFDEIDADLGDAILQGVADFTTEVMLPLNGSGDVEGCKLVDGKVIAPKGFADAYQQYVDNGWATLTCDPEYGGQGLPESIGVFATEMKTATNMAFAMYPGLTHGAYAAIHAHGSDALKQKYLEKLVSGEWTGTMNLTESHAGTDLALLRTKAVEAGEGLFAISGEKIFISSGDHDLAENIIHLVLARLPDAPEGVKGISLFAVPKIMVNPDGSLGEANSLCAAALEHKMGIHGNSTCVMNFDAAIGELIGEPHQGLRAMFTMMNQARLGVGVQGLGVSEIAYQNALAYAKDRIQGRGLSGVKDAQQAADPILVHGDVRRMLMAQKSFNEGARALIGQQALWLDEAERHPDADKAKAANKLAALFTPIVKGFITDRGFNACVDAQQVFGGHGYIHEWGMEQFVRDIRIAMLYEGTNGVQALDLVGRKLMGDKGATLMVWSDMVKTLIGENMNNDAMKPYLAGLMDASGDLEKATQFMAVNAAKNPDILGAGSMPYMQILGITVLAWMWTRAAAAALAALESGTEDTAFYEGKLKTAQFYMSYWTVQTRSLRKQIESSSELLTQLEEADFDL; the protein is encoded by the coding sequence ATGCCAATATATCAAGCGCCACTTCGTGACTATCAGTTCGTGCTCAATGAACTCCTCAATATATATCAACGTACTGAGCTTAAAGGCTTCGATGAGATCGATGCCGACTTAGGTGATGCAATCTTGCAAGGAGTGGCGGATTTTACCACAGAGGTCATGTTGCCCCTCAATGGCAGTGGCGATGTGGAAGGCTGTAAGTTGGTGGATGGCAAGGTCATCGCTCCCAAAGGTTTTGCCGATGCCTATCAGCAATATGTCGACAATGGTTGGGCGACACTGACTTGCGATCCCGAGTACGGTGGACAGGGGCTGCCTGAGTCTATCGGTGTATTTGCTACCGAGATGAAAACGGCCACCAATATGGCGTTTGCCATGTATCCGGGTCTGACACATGGCGCTTATGCGGCAATTCATGCCCATGGCAGCGATGCACTGAAACAGAAATATTTAGAGAAACTGGTTTCCGGTGAATGGACCGGCACCATGAATCTTACAGAGTCCCATGCGGGGACTGATTTGGCGTTATTGAGAACCAAAGCCGTAGAAGCTGGTGAGGGACTGTTCGCTATCTCGGGTGAGAAAATATTTATCTCATCAGGTGATCATGATTTGGCGGAGAATATTATCCATCTCGTTTTGGCCAGACTGCCCGACGCACCGGAAGGGGTGAAGGGGATCTCATTGTTCGCCGTGCCTAAAATAATGGTTAATCCAGATGGCAGCTTAGGTGAAGCCAACAGTTTATGTGCGGCGGCGCTTGAGCATAAAATGGGCATTCATGGTAACTCTACCTGTGTGATGAATTTTGATGCTGCCATAGGTGAGCTTATCGGTGAGCCCCATCAAGGTTTGAGAGCCATGTTCACCATGATGAACCAAGCCAGACTCGGTGTTGGCGTTCAAGGTTTAGGTGTGTCAGAAATTGCCTATCAAAATGCGCTAGCTTATGCCAAAGACAGAATTCAGGGCCGCGGTTTAAGTGGCGTAAAAGATGCTCAACAAGCCGCCGATCCTATCTTGGTACACGGTGACGTCAGACGTATGCTGATGGCGCAGAAGTCTTTCAACGAGGGAGCGAGAGCCTTAATTGGTCAGCAAGCCCTATGGCTAGATGAAGCCGAGCGTCACCCCGATGCCGATAAGGCAAAGGCGGCTAATAAGCTCGCGGCGCTATTTACGCCAATCGTGAAAGGTTTCATCACAGACAGAGGCTTCAATGCCTGTGTTGATGCTCAGCAAGTCTTCGGTGGTCATGGTTATATTCATGAATGGGGCATGGAGCAATTTGTACGCGACATTCGCATCGCCATGTTATATGAAGGCACTAATGGCGTGCAGGCACTGGATCTCGTCGGTCGCAAGCTGATGGGTGATAAGGGGGCTACCTTGATGGTTTGGTCAGATATGGTTAAAACCCTTATCGGCGAAAATATGAATAATGATGCCATGAAGCCCTATCTTGCTGGCTTGATGGATGCATCGGGCGATCTTGAGAAAGCGACCCAGTTTATGGCCGTTAATGCTGCTAAGAACCCGGATATTTTGGGCGCAGGCTCTATGCCATACATGCAGATCCTTGGGATCACTGTACTGGCCTGGATGTGGACTCGCGCTGCTGCTGCAGCACTTGCGGCTCTTGAGTCTGGTACGGAAGATACCGCTTTTTATGAGGGCAAGCTTAAAACCGCTCAGTTTTATATGAGTTATTGGACGGTACAGACCCGCAGCCTACGTAAGCAGATAGAGTCCAGCAGTGAGCTTTTGACCCAACTTGAAGAAGCCGATTTTGATCTTTAA